The following coding sequences lie in one Asterias amurensis chromosome 18, ASM3211899v1 genomic window:
- the LOC139951134 gene encoding beta-2 adrenergic receptor-like codes for MCNSTIAAVGCAYILGKNVSDEEGFDEPDSSVESSSSFLTTSDPEVFNPINFLLWLLWTLIVGGNILVMSVIIRDRELLLKPANIFILNLAASDLLVGIISMTFQNIWQLKEDWIFGELMCKCWTIVDFSAATQSAFAIVLISFDRLMLVSTGLKYKQYITIPKTCILVIVTWVISLLINAIPILLSDKLFGRWVEYSNECDFGVSYQLGYQWPMFVLSFIVPIVLVAFFNITVYNNIRQRARRFQGRSTSDFKKHRKAAVTLALIVGVFLICWVPYWINKFAQIINIDNLDNKVLSDALAYLLWSNSAINPFLYAVTNPRIRSGMLHILRKPLPKRWTANNRRQRGTLDYNLGETNMTKITRQDGD; via the coding sequence ATGTGCAACTCGACAATCGCAGCCGTGGGCTGCGCGTACATTCTCGGAAAGAATGTTTCAGATGAGGAGGGATTCGACGAGCCGGACAGCTCCGTGGAGTCCTCGTCTAGCTTTCTCACAACCTCGGACCCCGAGGTTTTCAACCCAATAAACTTCCTCCTGTGGCTGTTATGGACTCTTATAGTCGGCGGTAATATCCTAGTCATGTCCGTAATCATTAGAGACAGGGAACTTCTATTAAAACCCGCCAATATCTTCATCTTGAACCTTGCAGCCTCCGACCTGTTGGTGGGGATTATCTCCATGACTTTTCAGAATATCTGGCAGCTCAAAGAGGATTGGATTTTCGGGGAGCTCATGTGTAAGTGCTGGACCATCGTGGACTTCTCCGCGGCTACGCAATCTGCTTTCGCCATCGTGCTCATAAGCTTCGACCGCCTGATGCTCGTCTCCACGGGTCTGAAATACAAGCAGTACATCACTATTCCCAAAACATGCATCCTGGTCATTGTGACATGGGTCATCTCACTCCTCATAAACGCCATTCCTATTTTACTCTCAGATAAACTTTTCGGCCGCTGGGTGGAGTACTCCAACGAGTGCGATTTCGGGGTGTCGTACCAACTCGGCTACCAATGGCCAATGTTCGTTCTGTCTTTCATTGTGCCTATTGTACTCGTGGCATTTTTCAATATAACCGTCTATAATAACATTCGGCAGAGAGCGAGACGTTTCCAGGGCAGGAGTACTTCTGACTTTAAGAAACATCGCAAGGCGGCTGTCACCTTAGCCTTAATCGTAGGGGTGTTCTTGATCTGCTGGGTGCCATATTGGATTAACAAATTCGCCCAAATCATTAACATAGACAATCTTGACAACAAAGTGTTATCAGATGCATTAGCGTACCTACTGTGGTCCAACAGCGCCATTAACCCCTTTCTGTACGCGGTGACGAACCCGCGGATAAGGTCCGGCATGCTGCACATTTTACGCAAACCGTTACCGAAGAGGTGGACTGCGAACAACAGACGACAGCGAGGAACACTCGATTACAACCTTGGCGAGACGAACATGACAAAGATAACCCGTCAAGATGGGGATTAA